The stretch of DNA ATGGCTGGAAAGATTAGTTAACAAAAAGATGCCAGTTGAAGGAGCATTGTGGAAATAGTTCCAATGCTTATACCATATTTTTGTCTTCCTTTTTAAGGAAAACCTTGTTCTGTTTTCCTTCTGATTAGATATATGGAGGGTACTATATCAGAGAGACAGAAACTGGAATACATTGATACCACGCAGAAAATTTTGTAAAAGCTCTTGTGCCGATTTAAGTTACTGGTGAATATAGTTTTTCTCAGGTGCACTTCTATTCTTCTCTGAGGTTCTAGTTGTATTGCTAGATTTCACAAAACTTACGGAAGTTCTACAAAATtctttgggacggagggaggaCGTTTTTGACTTGTGGTTCTTTGTGGAGGGCCTGCCAGTTGCCACACAAAATGTGGTAGCTGCGGTTATTGGGTTACAGGCTTACGGCCCATCATGCTTTAGCCCATAAGTACAAAGTTGACTTGCGTGAGAAGGATGTGGCTGAACCTCCAAACTTACATGGGCCCTGGGCCTCGAACAATTGAGAATATAACTCTGGGCGAACTTACATGGGCACTGGGCCTCCATCTCCGCCTCGAACCATTGAGATAACTCTGGCCCCTACTCCATTGTAGTTTTACAATTCCTCTAAAACCTCTCTAGAGCCCTGCGCCCAATCCCCATGGCCAgccccggcggcgccgcgctCCAGCGGCACGCAGCCGTGGCCGTCCTTCGCGCGGTGGCCGCCGCTGGAGATCTCTCCAAGGGAAAGGCGCTTCACGCCCGGATCATCAAAGCCGCTCATTTCGACGTCGTCCTGCACAACAACCTCATCTCCTTCTACGCCGAGTGCGGCCAGGTCGGGCTCGCTCGCAAAGTGTTCGATGCAATGCCCTTCCGGAACGCCGTGTCCGGAAATCTCCTCATGTCCGGATATGCTTCCTCAGGGCGCCATAAGGATTCGCTTGCACTGCTCAGGGTGGTTGACTTTGGCCTGAATGAGTATGTTCTATCAGCAGCGGTGGCCGCAAGCACCCATGTCCGGAGCTATGATATGGGGAGGCAGTGCCATGGGTATGCTGTTAAGGCCGGTCTGGCGGAACAAGCTTACGTTTGCAACGCAGTGCTGCATATGTACTCTCAGTGTGCTCATATGGAGGATGCGGTGAAGGTATTCGAGAATGTGTCTGGTTTCGATGCATTCGCGTTCAACTCAATGATAAATGGGTTTCTTGATCGGGGGCAATTGGATGGTTCGGTTAGGATTGTGACAGCTATGGTGGGAGAAGTTGAGAAATGGGATCATGTGTCGTATGTTGCAGTTCTTGGGCATTGTGCTAGCATGAAGGACTTGGTACTTGGTGGTCAGGTGCATGCCCAAACTTTGAAGAGGAGGCTTGAACTGAATGTGTTTTTGGGGAGTGCACTTGTTGATATGTATGGGAAATGTGACCGTGCACATGATGCTCAATGCGCATTTGATGTCTTGCCGGAAAAGAATGTTGTTTCTTGGACAGCTGTTATGACTGCTTACACTCAAAATGAGCTGTATGAAGATGCATTGCAATTGTTCTTGGACATGGAAATGGAAGAAGTTAAGCCAAACGAATTCACTTATGCTGTGGCTCTCCGTAGCTGTGCTGGTCTTGCTGCCTTGAGAAATGGCAATGCCCTTAGTGCCTGTGCTTTGAAGACTGGGCACTGGGTCCATTTGGTAGTTGGTAATGCCCTCATGAACATGTACTCAAAGAGTGGCAGCATCGAAGATGCATGGAGAGTCTTTGTTTCCATGCCATTATGTGATGTAGTCTCTTGGAATTTGATCATCACAGGCTATGCGCATCATGGCCTTGCAAGGGAAGCAATGGAAGCATTTCATTGTATGCTATCTGCAGGAGAAGCCCCATCTTATGTAACTTTCGTTGGAGTGTTGTCAGCTTGTGCTCAATTGGGTCTTGTTGATGAAGGATTCTACTACTTGAATACTATGATGAAGGAAGTTGGAGTTAAACCTGGAAAGGAACATTATACTTGTATGGTTGGTTTGTTATGCAGAGCTGGACGTCTAGATGAGGCTGAGCGGTTCATAGTGAATAATTGCATTGGCACAGATGTTGTTGCATGGCGATCACTGCTAAGTTCATGCCAGGTATATAGAAATTATGGTCTGGGTCATCGCGTAGCTGAACAGATTCTTCAATTGAAGCCCAACGATATCGGAACCTATGTTTTGCTTTCTAACATGTATGCAAAAGCCAACCGATGGGATGGCGTTGTGAAGGTTCGGAAGCAGATGAGAGAGAGGGGCGTTAGGAAGGATCCTGGCGTTAGTTGGATTCAAGTGGGAAGTGATGTTCATGTTTTCACATCAGAAGACAAGGTACATCCACAGATGGACCAGATCACTGTAAAACTTGAAGAGCTGATCAACCAGATAAAATCGATTGGATATGTTCCAAACTTTGATGTGGTCCTACATGATATTGAGGATGAACAAAAGGAGGAGCACCTTATGTATCACAGTGAGAAATTGGCTCTAGCCTTCGGCCTTATTCACACACCTAAGGGAGCAACGATCCGTATTATGAAAAACCTCAGGATATGTGATGATTGCCATGTTGCTATCAAACTCATATCAGTTGTCACTGGCAGAAAAATAATTGTAAGGGATGCTGTTCGATTTCATTGTATAGACGGTGGAGTTTGCTCATGTG from Panicum hallii strain FIL2 chromosome 3, PHallii_v3.1, whole genome shotgun sequence encodes:
- the LOC112884243 gene encoding pentatricopeptide repeat-containing protein At5g39680: MASPGGAALQRHAAVAVLRAVAAAGDLSKGKALHARIIKAAHFDVVLHNNLISFYAECGQVGLARKVFDAMPFRNAVSGNLLMSGYASSGRHKDSLALLRVVDFGLNEYVLSAAVAASTHVRSYDMGRQCHGYAVKAGLAEQAYVCNAVLHMYSQCAHMEDAVKVFENVSGFDAFAFNSMINGFLDRGQLDGSVRIVTAMVGEVEKWDHVSYVAVLGHCASMKDLVLGGQVHAQTLKRRLELNVFLGSALVDMYGKCDRAHDAQCAFDVLPEKNVVSWTAVMTAYTQNELYEDALQLFLDMEMEEVKPNEFTYAVALRSCAGLAALRNGNALSACALKTGHWVHLVVGNALMNMYSKSGSIEDAWRVFVSMPLCDVVSWNLIITGYAHHGLAREAMEAFHCMLSAGEAPSYVTFVGVLSACAQLGLVDEGFYYLNTMMKEVGVKPGKEHYTCMVGLLCRAGRLDEAERFIVNNCIGTDVVAWRSLLSSCQVYRNYGLGHRVAEQILQLKPNDIGTYVLLSNMYAKANRWDGVVKVRKQMRERGVRKDPGVSWIQVGSDVHVFTSEDKVHPQMDQITVKLEELINQIKSIGYVPNFDVVLHDIEDEQKEEHLMYHSEKLALAFGLIHTPKGATIRIMKNLRICDDCHVAIKLISVVTGRKIIVRDAVRFHCIDGGVCSCDDYW